The Populus trichocarpa isolate Nisqually-1 chromosome 2, P.trichocarpa_v4.1, whole genome shotgun sequence genome has a window encoding:
- the LOC7483757 gene encoding uncharacterized protein LOC7483757 isoform X2, whose amino-acid sequence MDDIPDATARLISIINRGSSALKNAHFDKAARYFKKARDASVHLQGERTLERSLLHHLYGVSLLYEIPFQGDDDPLEFLPREADYYLAKDRPYSSYSKLYSGTVSQEDYTNQMEAAQKELKIAWSILENESNCLIEKANTLCALGEVALRRGEPNPERYYIQASSFFESLEGEIHKQRIVHINVKICICLEGSDKIKAIEYGEKALSSYQTQLKRLISETQSSSKSVEAQTSSDSESSSATQIDPSIQKKKNERSMLIKILT is encoded by the exons ATGGATGATATCCCTGACGCTACGGCTAGGCTTATCTCTATCATCAATCGTGGATCATCCGCCTTAAAAAATGCCCACTTTGATAAAGCTGCTAGATACTTCAAGAAGGCTCGTGATGCCAG CGTTCATCTCCAAGGTGAACGTACTTTGGAACGCTCCCTTTTGCACCATTTATATGGTGTTTCCTTGCTGTACGAAATTCCATTTCAGGGAGATGATGATCCGTTGGAATTTTTACCGAGGGAAGCTGATTACTATCTTGCTAAAGATAGACCTTATAGTTCTTATAGCAAGTTATACAGCG GTACTGTTAGCCAAGAAGACTATACAAATCAGATGGAAGCTGCACAGAAAGAACTAAAGATTGCATGGTCAATTCTGGAAAATGAATCAAACTGCTTAATAGAGAAAGCTAATACACTCTGCGCCCTTGGGGAGGTTGCATTGAGAAGGG GGGAACCAAATCCTGAGCGTTATTATATCCAAGCATCATCCTTTTTTGAGAGTTTGGAAGGAGAAATTCATAAACAGCGAATAGTCCATAT AAATGTCAAAATATGCATCTGCCTTGAGGGTAGTGACAAGATTAAAGCCATTGAATATGGCGAGAAGGCTCTGTCATCCTATCAGACTCAACTGAAGCGGCTAATATCTGAAACACAGAGCTCATCCAAATCTGTAGAAGCACAAACTTCCTCTGATTCGGAATCGTCTTCAGCCACACAAATTGATCCTTCtatccagaaaaagaaaaatgaaaggagcatgctgattaaaattttaa cTTGA
- the LOC112326506 gene encoding octanoyltransferase LIP2p, chloroplastic, which produces MIIQATTTSNFGSFPICPTTRHHSQSRKIIPLNLVSSQKGQEFTSVTHKGDKMCECFDLHKELVPYGDAWNWQKVIVREKSWLIERNEECPDTLIVLQHQPVYTMGTGSSIEYLNFDIKNAPFEVYRTERGGEVTYHGPGQLTMYPIINLRNHKMDLHWYLRELEEVVIRVLSSTFSIKASRIEGLTGVWVGDQKLAAIGIKVSQWIAYHGLALNVTTDLAPFNLIVPCGIRNRKVGSIKGLLEESCSNAKAHHFDYSQLIDITSQSLIREFSEVFQLKIQQRSLEFLVKKPESL; this is translated from the exons ATGATCATCCAGGCAACAACAACTTCAAATTTTGGTTCATTCCCAATATGCCCAACAACCAGGCACCATTCTCAATCCCGCAAAATCATCCCTTTGAATCTTGTTTCGTCTCAAAAAGGCCAAGAGTTTACCTCAGTAACTCACAAAGGTGACAAAAT GTGCGAGTGTTTTGATTTGCATAAAGAGCTAGTCCCATATGGAGATGCTTGGAATTGGCAGAAAGTGATTGTTAGAGAGAAAAGCTGGTTGATTGAAAGGAATGAAGAATGCCCAGATACACTGATTGTTTTGCAGCATCAACCTGTGTATACAATGGGTACTGGTAGCTCTATAGAATACCTGAATTTTGACATAAAGAATGCTCCTTTTGAGGTTTATCGTACTGAACGAGGTGGAGAAGTTACCTATCACGGGCCTGGCCAG CTAACTATGTACCCAATTATCAATCTTCGAAATCACAAGATGGATCTTCATTGGTACCTCAGGGAACTTGAGGAGGTGGTCATTCGTGTTCTTTCCTCAACATTTTCTATCAAGGCTTCCAGGATTGAGGGTTTAACTGGAGTTTGGGTTG GAGATCAGAAACTGGCTGCAATTGGTATAAAAGTATCTCAATGGATAGCATATCATGGTTTAGCACTGAATGTCACTACAGATTTGGCACCTTTTAATTTGATAGTTCCATGTGGGATCAGGAACCGGAAGGTTGGAAGCATAAAGGGGTTACTGGAAGAATCCTGCTCAAATGCAAAGGCACATCATTTTGATTATTCACAACTGATTGATATTACTAGCCAATCCTTGATCAGGGAGTTTTCAGAAGTTTTTCAGCTTAAGATCCAACAAAGAAGTTTGGAGTTTTTGGTGAAGAAACCAGAAAGCTTATAA
- the LOC7483757 gene encoding uncharacterized protein LOC7483757 isoform X1, protein MDDIPDATARLISIINRGSSALKNAHFDKAARYFKKARDASVHLQGERTLERSLLHHLYGVSLLYEIPFQGDDDPLEFLPREADYYLAKDRPYSSYSKLYSGTVSQEDYTNQMEAAQKELKIAWSILENESNCLIEKANTLCALGEVALRRGEPNPERYYIQASSFFESLEGEIHKQRIVHINVKICICLEGSDKIKAIEYGEKALSSYQTQLKRLISETQSSSKSVEAQTSSDSESSSATQIDPSIQKKKNERSMLIKILSKLQFKLDDLKAGSSTSPNLEGTSVAPAGHRDGKEKLSQLIQVLRIDKQFDN, encoded by the exons ATGGATGATATCCCTGACGCTACGGCTAGGCTTATCTCTATCATCAATCGTGGATCATCCGCCTTAAAAAATGCCCACTTTGATAAAGCTGCTAGATACTTCAAGAAGGCTCGTGATGCCAG CGTTCATCTCCAAGGTGAACGTACTTTGGAACGCTCCCTTTTGCACCATTTATATGGTGTTTCCTTGCTGTACGAAATTCCATTTCAGGGAGATGATGATCCGTTGGAATTTTTACCGAGGGAAGCTGATTACTATCTTGCTAAAGATAGACCTTATAGTTCTTATAGCAAGTTATACAGCG GTACTGTTAGCCAAGAAGACTATACAAATCAGATGGAAGCTGCACAGAAAGAACTAAAGATTGCATGGTCAATTCTGGAAAATGAATCAAACTGCTTAATAGAGAAAGCTAATACACTCTGCGCCCTTGGGGAGGTTGCATTGAGAAGGG GGGAACCAAATCCTGAGCGTTATTATATCCAAGCATCATCCTTTTTTGAGAGTTTGGAAGGAGAAATTCATAAACAGCGAATAGTCCATAT AAATGTCAAAATATGCATCTGCCTTGAGGGTAGTGACAAGATTAAAGCCATTGAATATGGCGAGAAGGCTCTGTCATCCTATCAGACTCAACTGAAGCGGCTAATATCTGAAACACAGAGCTCATCCAAATCTGTAGAAGCACAAACTTCCTCTGATTCGGAATCGTCTTCAGCCACACAAATTGATCCTTCtatccagaaaaagaaaaatgaaaggagcatgctgattaaaattttaagtaagCTGCAATTCAAG cTTGATGATCTGAAGGCAGGTTCATCCACCTCACCAAACCTGGAAGGAACTTCAGTGGCTCCAGCTGGTCATAgagatggaaaagaaaaattgtcCCAATTAATACAAGTCCTGAGAATTGATAAGCAGTTTGATAACTGA
- the LOC7483759 gene encoding probable E3 ubiquitin-protein ligase ARI8 has translation MDDIHPSSDSIKVESKINYYSDGFDDNEDPFFLSDDDLVGGDDGAADALLEDIREDEIDLLKQKQQDCKILNATELRQRMEHDVAQVSAVLSVSKTEASILLRNYNWSVGKVNDAWFTDESAVREKVGLFVKPLISSDIVSNKRKIIICGICFESHTSDRIIYADCGHLYCEICWSIYISTSINNDGAGCLMLRCPEPSCHAAIGQDMIDSLTSEEDRKKYSDFLLRSYVEDNRTTKWCPGPACEYAIEFSGADGIFDVTCHCFTSFCWNCKEECHRPMDCDTVKRWILKNSSESENVNYILAYCKPCPNCKRPIEKNHGCMHMTCRVCRYEFCWLCLGPWKGHMNCNRYMERTDTDDKRKKLAKESLEKYTHYFERWDANRKSKVKALADHQRVKDEEFKKLSVSQDIPEAHFEFISKAWLQVVECRRALEWSYSYGYYLPDSEPAKKQFFEYLQGEAESTLEKLHNCVESELKEFLDVDGLSKKFSEFRTKLVGLTTVTGNYFEKLVRALENGLSDVNSHGTKGLEDEAEDSWHCDRCTYANPSSIRSCKMCVPSDIDNVSGNE, from the coding sequence ATGGACGACATCCACCCTTCAAGCGACAGCATCAAGGTGGAGTCAAAAATCAATTACTACAGTGATGGGTTCGATGATAACGAGGATCCGTTTTTCTTATCTGATGATGATCTTGTTGGTGGTGATGATGGTGCTGCTGATGCCCTTTTGGAGGATATAAGAGAGGATGAAATTGACCTCCTCAAGCAGAAGCAACAGGACTGCAAAATCCTGAACGCAACAGAGCTTCGTCAACGCATGGAGCATGATGTCGCCCAAGTCTCTGCCGTCCTCTCTGTATCCAAAACTGAGGCAAGTATCTTACTCCGTAATTATAACTGGTCTGTTGGTAAAGTCAATGATGCATGGTTTACTGATGAGTCTGCAGTCCGTGAAAAAGTCGGGTTGTTCGTGAAACCTCTGATAAGTTCTGATATTGTCTCCAATAAGAGGAAAATTATCATTTGTGGGATTTGTTTTGAATCCCACACCAGTGATAGAATCATATATGCTGACTGTGGGCATCTTTATTGTGAAATTTGTTGGTCTATCtatattagcacatcaattAACAATGATGGCGCTGGGTGTTTGATGTTGAGGTGTCCTGAGCCCTCTTGTCATGCTGCTATCGGTCAAGACATGATCGATTCATTAACATCTGAAGAAGATAGGAAGAAGTATTCTGATTTCCTTCTTAGATCTTATGTTGAAGATAATAGGACGACAAAGTGGTGTCCTGGCCCAGCCTGTGAGTATGCTATTGAATTTTCTGGTGCTGATGGAATATTTGATGTCACTTGCCATTGTTTTACTAGTTTTTGCTGGAATTGCAAGGAGGAATGCCACCGTCCAATGGACTGTGACACTGTGAAAAGGTGGATTTTGAAGAACAGCTCAGAATCGGAAAATGTAAATTATATACTAGCTTATTGCAAGCCCTGTCCCAATTGCAAGAgaccaattgaaaaaaatcatgggtGTATGCACATGACATGCAGGGTTTGCCGCTACGAATTTTGTTGGTTATGTTTGGGTCCATGGAAAGGCCATATGAATTGCAACCGATACATGGAAAGAACTGATACAGATGACAAGAGGAAAAAATTGGCAAAGGAATCTTTAGAGAAATATACTCATTATTTTGAACGTTGGGATGCCAATCGAAAATCGAAGGTGAAGGCACTTGCAGATCATCAAAGAGTGAAAGATGAAGAGTTCAAGAAGCTGAGTGTGTCACAAGACATACCAGAGGCCCATTTCGAGTTCATATCAAAGGCGTGGCTACAGGTAGTTGAATGTAGGCGAGCACTGGAATGGAGTTATTCATATGGATACTACCTGCCTGACAGCGAGCCTGCTAAAAAACAGTTTTTTGAGTACTTGCAAGGGGAGGCAGAGTCGACCCTGGAAAAGCTTCATAATTGCGTGGAGAGCGAGCTGAAGGAGTTTCTTGATGTTGATGGCCTATCAAAGAAATTCAGCGAATTCCGAACAAAGCTGGTTGGACTGACCACTGTGACAGGGAATTACTTCGAGAAGCTTGTTAGAGCATTGGAGAATGGCCTATCTGATGTGAACTCCCACGGGACCAAGGGCTTAGAGGATGAAGCTGAAGATTCTTGGCATTGTGATCGCTGTACCTACGCTAATCCCTCCTCCATCAGAAGTTGCAAGATGTGTGTTCCATCTGATATAGATAATGTTAGTGGTAATGAATGA
- the LOC7462913 gene encoding pentatricopeptide repeat-containing protein At2g15690, mitochondrial encodes MWSFSKTFLGWGCSIVDKAWPSIRAVTKRSPDPLKLVSCAIEWKKVDEYVMRSSSKLKTSVVLNNLAVIELRRRKALQIFSQMKEDGIRPYGSSFVVVLMACMCLGAEKEGHKHFESMSRGYGIILAEEHYEAMVDLLGRSGKIAECKGVCCKYTNRLKHQSLGDSTEALESQNTRATGLFCITIRAKDSFNINYKRATSDGIKAYEKLRSLSKEVRDAGYLPDTRFVFHDLDQEAKEKTLFYHIERIAIAYGLINTPRGTSLRIMKNLRICGDCHNFIKILSKMKNR; translated from the exons ATGTGGAGCTTCAGCAAGACATTTCTGGGATGGGGCTGCTCCATTGTGGATAAGGCATGG CCGAGTATTAGAGCTGTGACCAAACGTTCTCCTGATCCCCTCAAGCTCGTTTCTTGTGCAATTGAGT GGAAAAAGGTAGATGAGTATGTTATGAGGTCTTCGTCAAAGCTTAAGACCAGTGTTGTCCTGAATAATCTGGCGGTCAT AGAATTACGAAGGAGAAAGGCTCTTCAAATCTTTTCCCAGATGAAAGAAGATGGGATTAGGCCATATGGGTCTagctttgttgttgttttaatgGCTTGCATGTGCTTAGGGGCAGAGAAGGAAGGACATAAACATTTTGAGTCAATGAGCAGGGGTTATGGGATCATTCTCGCAGAAGAGCATTATGAAGCTATGGTTGATCTTCTTGGAAGATCAGGAAAGATAGCGGAGTGCAAAGGAGTTTGTTGCAAATATACCAATCGACTCAAGCACCAGAGTTTGGGAGACTCTACAGAAGCACTCGAAAGCCAGAACACAAGGGCAACTGGGTTATTCTGTATCACCATAAGGGCAAAGGACAGctttaacataaattataaaagagCGACTTCAGACGGGATCAAGGCATATGAAAAGTTGAGGTCTTTGAGTAAAGAGGTAAGGGATGCTGGATATTTGCCGGACACAAGGTTTGTGTTTCATGATCTTGACCAAGAGGCGAAGGAGAAGACCTTGTTCTACCACATTGAAAGGATAGCCATTGCTTATGGGCTTATCAATACTCCTCGTGGGACCTCTTTAAGGATAATGAAAAACCTAAGGATTTGTGGGGACTGtcataatttcatcaagatccTTTCCAAAATGAAGAACCGATAG
- the LOC7483760 gene encoding probable E3 ubiquitin-protein ligase ARI8 has translation MADMNDFDDFDDYSPTDYSSDDNTDSSETNFTVLKEADICRCIEHEITELSDVLSISKLEASLLLRHYNWNVCKVHDAWFVDEFGVRKKVGLLLEKPEEKQVSYDDLTCGICFESYSQDFIKSVTCGHPFCSECWGLYIHTNINDGPGCLVLRCPEPTCAAAVGDDVINELGFEEDRKKYYRYLARSYVESNKRRKWCPAPGCDYAIDFVGCDGDFDVTCVCSHSFCFNCCEERHRPVGCDTVKKWNLKNSSDSQTETWKKAYTKPCPECQRPIEKNAGCMRMSCTTPCYHMFCWICLKDWSVHGYGGSCNRYVGNPQPEETSPLRQELLKYQHYYDRWAANEKSRQIALTDLGKVRNNHLKEISKLYGQPETQLEFLTEAWQQIVECRRVLKWTYAYGYYLAEDDDAKAKLFVYLQGQAESSLERFHDCAERELKIFIDPDELSDSFNDFRLKLIHLTGVTKNYFKNLVTALENGLSDVASSSKQQKTSICRRLKVPAGETCNRMTTPEDRPSNLYTAITRTYANPNKTKAPKKTMGAALEITTQTKRRTADNLTPQGEWSCVFCSYMNPGSAETCEACNRGAWTCQHCTYANPRTATTCQMCAETQ, from the coding sequence ATGGCTGACATGAACGATTTTGATGATTTCGATGACTACTCACCCACAGATTACTCCAGTGATGACAATACTGACTCCAGTGAAACAAACTTTACCGTCTTGAAAGAGGCCGATATTTGCCGATGTATCGAGCATGAGATCACAGAGTTATCTGATGTACTCTCAATATCGAAACTCGAGGCAAGTCTTCTACTTCGTCACTACAATTGGAATGTTTGTAAAGTACATGATGCGTGGTTTGTTGACGAATTCGGAGTCCGTAAAAAGGTAGGCTTGTTGCTGGAGAAGCCGGAAGAAAAACAAGTCAGTTATGATGATCTGACTTGTGggatttgttttgaatcttataGTCAAGATTTCATTAAATCTGTCACTTGTGGTCATCCTTTTTGTTCTGAATGCTGGGGACTTTACATTCACACGAACATCAATGATGGTCCTGGATGTTTGGTTCTAAGGTGTCCTGAACCAACATGTGCTGCTGCTGTTGGTGATGATGTTATTAACGAATTGGGGTTCGAGGAAGATAGGAAAAAGTACTATCGTTACCTTGCTAGGTCTTATGTAGAAAGCAACAAGAGGAGAAAGTGGTGTCCTGCTCCAGGTTGTGATTATGCTATTGATTTTGTCGGCTGCGATGGAGACTTTGATGTTACTTGCGTGTGCTCTCATTCCTTTTGCTTTAATTGTTGTGAGGAAAGACATCGACCAGTAGGATGTGATACTGTGAAAAAATGGAATTTGAAAAACAGTTCAGACTCTCAAACTGAGACGTGGAAGAAAGCTTATACCAAGCCTTGTCCCGAGTGCCAGAGACCGATTGAGAAGAATGCGGGATGTATGCGCATGTCATGCACAACTCCTTGTTATCATATGTTTTGCTGGATATGCCTTAAAGACTGGTCTGTTCATGGTTATGGTGGTTCTTGCAATAGGTATGTTGGAAATCCTCAGCCTGAGGAAACTAGTCCATTGCGGCAAGAGTTGCTTAAATACCAACATTATTATGATCGCTGGGCAGCCAATGAAAAGTCGAGGCAAATTGCTTTGACAGACTTGGGAAAGGTGCGGAACAATCATCTAAAGGAGATCTCGAAACTCTATGGCCAACCTGAGACTCAGCTTGAATTCTTGACCGAGGCCTGGCAGCAGATAGTTGAATGTCGACGGGTGCTGAAATGGACCTATGCATACGGGTATTACCTAGCGGAGGATGACGATGCTAAGGCAAAATTATTCGTGTACTTGCAAGGGCAGGCGGAATCCAGTTTAGAAAGGTTTCATGATTGTGCAGAGAGGGAACTTAAGATATTTATTGATCCTGATGAACTTTCTGACAGTTTCAATGACTTTCGGTTGAAGTTAATCCATCTGACAGGAGTGACCAAAAATTACTTTAAGAATTTGGTTACAGCATTAGAGAATGGACTATCAGACGTGGCTAGCTCCTCGAAGCAACAAAAAACCTCGATCTGCAGAAGACTAAAAGTTCCAGCAGGCGAGACCTGCAACAGAATGACAACTCCTGAAGACAGGCCCTCGAATCTCTACACAGCTATAACAAGGACTTATGCAAATCCAAACAAGACAAAAGCACCCAAAAAAACAATGGGTGCTGCACTTGAGATTACAACTCAAACAAAGAGGAGAACTGCTGACAATTTGACACCTCAGGGTGAATGGTCTTGTGTGTTTTGTTCTTACATGAATCCGGGTTCAGCAGAGACATGCGAGGCATGTAATCGAGGAGCTTGGACTTGTCAGCACTGCACATATGCCAATCCCAGGACCGCAACCACATGCCAGATGTGCGCTGAAACCCAGTGA